One Phormidium ambiguum IAM M-71 DNA window includes the following coding sequences:
- a CDS encoding family 2B encapsulin nanocompartment shell protein, producing the protein MTNTANTPVENQIEQLPMSLQTEAARNLATTTKTQPQMQGITSRWLLKLLPWVETVGGSYRVNRRLTYTVGDGRVTFTNVGSQVQVIPQELTELPLLRGFQDVEVLNALASQFVQQEFAAGDTIVQAGQPAEQVLLIAHGKVNKIGPGKYDEQVVLNVLADGDHFGDYALVESQDTWDVTLTALTRCTILSLPQTAFQNLVNQSEALQAQVDQYRAKLRQPKNQEGEANIDVSSGHLAEALLPGTFADYELNPREYELSVAQTILQINTRVADLYNEPMNQTEEQLRLTIEALRERQEHEMINNRDFGLLHNADLKQRIFTRSGPPTPDDLDELLSIVWKEPSFFLAHPRAIAAFGRECNRLGLYPNPIPMGNSAIPSWRGIPIYPCNKIPVTKERTSSIMLMRVGATNQGVIGLHKTGIPDEYQPSLSVRFMGINEKAVISYLVSAYYSTAVLVPDALGILEDVEIGL; encoded by the coding sequence ATGACTAATACAGCAAATACTCCTGTAGAAAATCAAATTGAGCAACTGCCAATGAGTTTGCAGACCGAAGCAGCGCGTAATTTGGCAACCACTACCAAAACTCAACCCCAGATGCAGGGAATCACTTCACGGTGGTTGTTAAAACTGCTGCCTTGGGTAGAAACAGTGGGTGGTAGCTACCGGGTCAACCGTCGCTTAACCTATACGGTTGGAGATGGACGAGTCACCTTTACTAATGTAGGGTCCCAAGTACAGGTCATTCCTCAAGAACTCACTGAGTTACCTTTGTTGCGAGGATTTCAAGATGTTGAGGTGTTAAACGCCTTAGCGAGTCAATTTGTACAACAAGAATTTGCTGCGGGAGATACGATCGTACAAGCAGGCCAACCAGCGGAGCAAGTATTGCTGATTGCTCATGGTAAAGTCAATAAAATTGGCCCTGGCAAATATGACGAGCAAGTTGTTTTGAATGTATTAGCCGATGGGGATCATTTTGGCGACTATGCTTTAGTGGAATCTCAGGATACTTGGGATGTTACTCTCACCGCCCTTACCCGTTGTACTATCTTATCTCTGCCTCAAACCGCCTTTCAAAACCTGGTTAACCAGTCTGAGGCATTACAAGCGCAAGTGGATCAATACAGGGCAAAATTGCGCCAACCCAAAAACCAAGAAGGAGAAGCTAATATTGATGTTTCTTCCGGCCACTTAGCAGAAGCCTTATTACCGGGGACTTTTGCTGACTATGAACTCAATCCACGAGAATATGAGTTAAGCGTGGCTCAAACTATTTTACAAATCAATACACGGGTTGCCGATCTCTACAACGAACCCATGAACCAGACCGAGGAACAATTAAGGCTTACTATCGAAGCCTTACGGGAACGCCAAGAACATGAAATGATTAATAATCGTGATTTTGGACTATTACACAACGCTGACCTCAAACAACGGATTTTTACCCGCAGTGGTCCGCCAACTCCCGACGATCTTGATGAATTGCTCTCTATTGTTTGGAAAGAACCGAGCTTTTTCTTAGCTCATCCCCGCGCTATTGCTGCTTTTGGTCGGGAATGTAACCGCCTTGGACTTTATCCTAATCCTATCCCTATGGGTAATAGTGCTATTCCGTCTTGGCGTGGTATTCCCATCTATCCTTGTAATAAAATTCCTGTGACGAAAGAGCGGACTAGCTCGATTATGTTAATGCGTGTGGGCGCAACCAACCAAGGGGTTATTGGTCTGCACAAAACAGGTATCCCTGATGAATATCAGCCGAGTTTGTCAGTTCGCTTCATGGGGATTAACGAAAAGGCGGTTATTTCCTACCTAGTGAGTGCTTACTACTCTACCGCCGTTC